A window from Candidatus Gracilibacteria bacterium encodes these proteins:
- a CDS encoding DUF4349 domain-containing protein encodes MKKLTLFILALFVLSGCSSFGTRDTVTDSDFGSTDAPKMMEESYEMAADSVERKMDSSLVINGGGVVEGVEQKVIKTGSLALHMESVQDGVAAIQSNVKLWGGEVSASNVNRYENAYVANMTVKVPSAQFDTALAGLKALAVYVDSESTNASNVTEAYMDLEARLSNAKEAEVQYLAILDRATTVEEILQVTDYLSAVRYEIESIEGQLKYYDSTVDYSTIELYLTEDESVQAVQETWRPLSTLREALSNWAVFLQDLADSAIYLLIFGWPLILVGIALWIWRRGRGKKRK; translated from the coding sequence ATGAAAAAACTTACACTCTTTATTCTTGCGCTCTTCGTTTTGAGCGGTTGTAGCTCTTTTGGGACTCGGGACACGGTAACGGATTCTGATTTTGGCAGTACGGATGCACCTAAAATGATGGAGGAGAGTTATGAAATGGCGGCGGACAGTGTCGAGAGGAAGATGGATTCTTCTTTGGTGATCAATGGGGGTGGGGTGGTGGAAGGGGTGGAGCAAAAAGTGATTAAAACGGGATCGCTCGCCTTGCACATGGAGAGTGTTCAAGATGGAGTGGCTGCTATCCAGTCTAATGTTAAGCTTTGGGGTGGGGAAGTAAGTGCCTCCAATGTGAATCGTTATGAAAATGCTTATGTTGCGAACATGACGGTGAAAGTGCCTTCTGCCCAGTTTGATACCGCTTTGGCGGGACTCAAGGCTTTGGCGGTTTATGTGGACAGCGAAAGCACCAATGCGTCCAATGTGACGGAAGCGTACATGGATCTTGAAGCACGCCTGAGTAATGCAAAAGAAGCGGAAGTTCAGTACCTTGCTATTTTGGACAGGGCCACGACGGTGGAGGAGATTTTACAGGTTACCGATTATCTTTCCGCGGTTCGATATGAGATTGAAAGCATTGAAGGACAGCTGAAATATTACGACAGCACCGTGGACTATTCCACCATTGAGCTTTATTTAACCGAAGATGAAAGTGTTCAGGCGGTGCAAGAAACTTGGAGGCCGCTCAGCACTTTGCGGGAGGCCTTGAGCAACTGGGCTGTCTTTTTGCAGGATTTGGCGGACTCCGCCATTTATCTCCTTATTTTTGGCTGGCCTCTGATTTTGGTGGGCATTGCCCTTTGGATCTGGAGACGAGGCCGCGGAAAAAAACGGAAATAG
- the nth gene encoding endonuclease III, whose protein sequence is MIETLLKILDQEFPNPEAPLEHRNAFELLISVILSAQCTDERVNLITPLLFPKDHGCTPEDILAMGEETVKKIIFPCGYFNSKTKAIMGCARAIQALGGEVPSTLEALTSLPGVGAKTAQVVQAQWFNMPAFPVDTHIHRVCNRLGLADSGKNRDKTERQVKAVVPKEHWSKLHLQLIFHGRKTCTARKPKCESCPLYKICPWPGKTTKKRR, encoded by the coding sequence ATGATTGAGACGCTGCTCAAAATACTCGATCAAGAATTCCCAAACCCGGAGGCTCCCCTCGAGCATCGCAATGCTTTTGAATTGCTGATCTCCGTGATTTTATCGGCACAGTGCACGGATGAACGGGTGAACCTCATCACCCCGCTGCTCTTTCCAAAAGATCACGGCTGCACTCCGGAGGATATTTTGGCAATGGGAGAAGAAACGGTGAAAAAAATAATCTTTCCCTGCGGCTATTTCAACAGTAAGACCAAGGCCATCATGGGCTGCGCCAGGGCGATTCAGGCGCTTGGGGGAGAAGTTCCCAGCACCCTGGAGGCGTTGACCTCTCTCCCCGGCGTGGGCGCAAAAACAGCTCAAGTGGTGCAAGCACAATGGTTCAACATGCCCGCCTTCCCTGTGGACACTCACATTCATCGCGTGTGCAACCGTCTGGGCTTGGCAGATTCCGGAAAGAATCGGGATAAAACCGAGCGCCAGGTCAAAGCCGTCGTGCCCAAAGAACATTGGTCTAAGCTGCACCTCCAGTTGATTTTTCATGGCCGCAAAACCTGCACCGCCCGTAAGCCCAAATGTGAAAGCTGCCCCTTGTACAAAATCTGTCCCTGGCCTGGGAAAACGACAAAAAAACGGAGATAA
- a CDS encoding septal ring lytic transglycosylase RlpA family protein — MRSITFLGPILASLLLAPGVTSGALSSWYTDVPDHHAYYDGVYYGTQAGFLTGYEDGSFGPMNPVNRVEALKMILEVSEVPLEWTEVASFPDIEVDAWYINYVNTAAELDIVSGHEDGSLKPLDTVNRAEALKMLILATGLQSELPGVANDAWYTAYLQYGIDHALIVPDDTGDYLPGSPLTRGELADLIYRFKKQPFTSQVEYGIASYYGYSFDGHNTASGTALEAYGFMAAHKTLPFGTLVRVTNLDTQITVVVEVVDRGPYTEGYIIDLTPAAFEQIGALSTGLLNTRLEVLNQ, encoded by the coding sequence GTGAGGTCCATCACCTTTTTAGGTCCCATCCTCGCTTCTCTCCTCCTGGCACCCGGCGTCACCTCCGGAGCTTTAAGCAGTTGGTACACGGATGTTCCGGATCACCATGCCTATTACGACGGGGTTTATTACGGAACTCAAGCGGGCTTTCTCACGGGATACGAAGATGGATCTTTTGGCCCCATGAACCCGGTGAATCGAGTGGAGGCTTTAAAGATGATTCTGGAGGTGAGTGAAGTGCCCCTGGAGTGGACAGAGGTCGCCAGCTTCCCGGACATTGAAGTGGACGCTTGGTATATAAATTATGTGAATACTGCAGCCGAGCTGGACATTGTAAGCGGCCATGAAGATGGATCCCTTAAACCTCTGGACACCGTGAACCGAGCCGAAGCGCTTAAAATGTTGATTTTGGCCACGGGACTCCAAAGTGAACTCCCCGGCGTCGCAAACGATGCCTGGTACACCGCCTACCTCCAATACGGAATTGATCACGCCCTTATTGTCCCCGATGACACCGGGGATTACCTCCCCGGCAGTCCCCTCACCCGTGGGGAACTCGCCGATTTGATTTATCGTTTTAAAAAACAGCCCTTCACCAGCCAAGTGGAATATGGAATCGCCTCGTACTACGGCTACAGTTTCGATGGGCACAACACCGCTTCCGGCACAGCCCTCGAGGCCTACGGCTTCATGGCCGCCCACAAAACCCTTCCTTTCGGAACTTTAGTTCGCGTCACCAATCTGGACACCCAAATCACCGTGGTGGTGGAAGTGGTCGACCGTGGCCCCTATACCGAGGGCTATATCATCGACCTCACCCCAGCCGCTTTTGAACAGATTGGAGCCCTCTCCACAGGCTTACTGAACACTCGACTGGAAGTCTTAAATCAGTAA
- a CDS encoding R3H domain-containing nucleic acid-binding protein, with protein sequence MEKQIKKLVSEFLVKLGIDFTDIEIEETEPKNFRVNSVSEEPSLLIGHHGENLLAMQKILTVMFHKQLGEDITISFDVDNYRKRQEENVLTIAEQKMKEVESSKIQAALPPMSPYFRRLVHMMIKTKGYDNLVTESIGEGNYRQVVIKYKQGGPSPF encoded by the coding sequence ATGGAAAAGCAAATCAAAAAGCTCGTATCGGAGTTCCTCGTAAAATTAGGCATCGATTTCACCGATATTGAGATTGAGGAGACCGAACCGAAAAACTTCCGTGTGAATTCCGTTTCGGAAGAACCCAGCCTTTTGATCGGCCACCATGGTGAAAACCTTTTGGCCATGCAAAAAATTCTCACCGTTATGTTCCACAAACAGTTGGGAGAAGACATCACCATCTCCTTTGATGTAGACAACTATCGCAAGCGCCAAGAAGAAAATGTACTCACCATCGCCGAACAAAAAATGAAAGAAGTGGAAAGCAGCAAAATCCAAGCCGCTCTTCCCCCCATGTCTCCTTATTTCCGCCGTCTCGTTCACATGATGATCAAGACCAAAGGCTACGACAATTTAGTCACCGAAAGCATCGGCGAAGGCAACTACCGACAAGTCGTGATTAAGTATAAACAGTGAGGTCCATCACCTTTTTAG